Proteins encoded within one genomic window of Sphingosinicella ginsenosidimutans:
- a CDS encoding 4-fold beta flower protein, translating into MYVYSTGGEPVGYVFETTIYDLDGTPLGRIVGCRVHRFDGTYVGEWFRDMVVRRPQARPRLIPAAEPPPPRPPVSASYNLRAVVDYGYPDCFGLLREGAYGQAAE; encoded by the coding sequence ATGTATGTCTACAGCACCGGCGGCGAGCCGGTCGGCTATGTGTTTGAAACGACAATCTACGATCTTGATGGAACGCCGCTCGGCCGCATTGTCGGCTGCCGGGTCCATCGCTTCGATGGCACCTATGTCGGCGAATGGTTCCGCGACATGGTGGTCCGACGGCCGCAGGCGCGGCCGAGGCTGATCCCGGCGGCGGAGCCGCCCCCCCCACGCCCGCCGGTCAGCGCTTCCTACAACCTGCGCGCGGTGGTCGATTACGGCTATCCTGACTGTTTCGGGCTGCTGCGCGAAGGGGCCTACGGCCAGGCCGCGGAATAA
- a CDS encoding WGxxGxxG family protein, whose protein sequence is MRHSLIAIAIAGLAASAGSAQNNVTPAPAGQPAPAPKAEAPAPVVIAPPPPVVTSNEATTPAAAETTPAPAQSQVPSEPVTISPDAEYPNGFADPEDPFANDAATAAREESGFDWGLLGLLGLLGLIPLFRKGGRTRTIYVDRDDPRRVIREEEQ, encoded by the coding sequence ATGCGCCACAGCCTGATCGCGATCGCTATCGCCGGCCTTGCCGCGAGCGCTGGATCGGCCCAGAACAATGTGACGCCAGCGCCCGCCGGCCAGCCCGCACCGGCGCCGAAGGCGGAAGCCCCCGCACCCGTGGTCATCGCGCCGCCGCCCCCGGTCGTCACCAGCAACGAGGCGACCACGCCGGCTGCGGCCGAAACGACGCCCGCCCCGGCGCAGTCGCAAGTGCCCTCCGAACCGGTGACGATCTCTCCCGACGCGGAATATCCCAACGGCTTCGCCGATCCGGAGGACCCGTTCGCCAACGATGCCGCGACCGCCGCGCGCGAGGAAAGCGGGTTCGACTGGGGGCTGCTCGGCCTCCTCGGCCTGCTCGGCCTGATCCCGCTGTTTCGAAAGGGCGGCCGCACCCGCACCATCTATGTCGACCGCGACGATCCTCGCCGCGTGATCCGCGAAGAGGAACAGTAG
- a CDS encoding pirin family protein encodes MIDVRKFGSLGHADHGWLNARHHFSFADYYDPARMGWGAIRVWNDDEIGARSGFPPHPHRDMEIITYVRTGAITHQDSMGNKGRTAAGDVQVMSAGTGVQHAEYNLEDETTTLFQIWVLTDRPGATPSWGAAKFPKSDRSGRFVTLASGFAEDADALKINSAARVMGATLAKGERAELSLDPSRHAYLVATQGPIEVNGVRAEARDGVAITGEARVTIEALEDAEIVLVDAR; translated from the coding sequence ATGATCGACGTTCGCAAATTCGGTTCGCTCGGCCATGCCGATCATGGCTGGCTGAACGCGCGCCACCATTTCTCCTTCGCCGATTATTACGATCCGGCCCGCATGGGCTGGGGCGCGATCCGGGTGTGGAATGACGACGAGATCGGCGCGCGTTCCGGCTTTCCGCCGCATCCGCATAGGGACATGGAGATCATCACCTATGTCCGCACCGGCGCGATTACCCATCAGGATTCCATGGGAAACAAGGGCCGGACCGCCGCCGGCGATGTCCAGGTGATGAGCGCGGGGACAGGCGTCCAGCACGCGGAATATAATCTCGAGGACGAGACGACCACGCTCTTCCAGATCTGGGTGCTGACCGACAGGCCCGGCGCGACGCCCTCATGGGGCGCGGCGAAGTTTCCGAAGTCGGATCGCTCCGGCCGGTTCGTCACCCTCGCCAGCGGTTTCGCCGAGGATGCCGATGCGCTGAAGATCAACTCCGCCGCGCGCGTCATGGGCGCGACGCTGGCGAAGGGCGAACGGGCCGAGCTCAGCCTCGATCCGTCGCGCCATGCCTATCTCGTCGCCACGCAGGGACCGATCGAGGTCAACGGCGTGCGCGCGGAGGCCCGGGACGGCGTCGCCATCACCGGCGAGGCGAGGGTGACGATCGAAGCGCTGGAGGATGCGGAGATCGTCCTCGTCGACGCGCGATAA
- a CDS encoding FMN-dependent NADH-azoreductase, whose protein sequence is MSTALIVTSSANGEASVSNRIASAFTDRLRAIDPAIHIVERDVGAHPLPHLAPENVAGVRGEARTDAEIAARDLSDALIAELDAADLLVIASPMYNFGISSTLKSWFDHVLRPRVTFRYSENGPEGLMTGKKAVVIESRGGFYSEGPAAAMDGQEAHLRNMLGFMGIADVTFVRAEKLGFGPDAVEAAVAAASEALDSFAAAELKQAA, encoded by the coding sequence ATGTCCACCGCCCTGATCGTCACCAGCAGCGCCAATGGCGAGGCTTCGGTTTCGAACCGCATCGCTTCCGCCTTCACGGACCGGCTGCGTGCGATCGATCCGGCGATCCACATCGTCGAGCGGGATGTCGGCGCCCATCCGCTGCCGCACCTCGCGCCCGAGAATGTCGCGGGCGTGCGTGGCGAGGCGCGGACCGACGCGGAGATTGCCGCGCGCGACCTGTCCGATGCACTGATCGCCGAGCTGGACGCGGCCGATCTGCTGGTCATCGCCTCGCCGATGTACAATTTCGGGATCAGCTCGACGCTGAAGAGCTGGTTCGACCATGTCCTGCGCCCGCGCGTCACCTTCCGCTATTCCGAGAACGGCCCCGAAGGCCTGATGACCGGAAAGAAGGCGGTGGTGATCGAGAGCCGCGGCGGATTCTACAGCGAGGGTCCGGCGGCGGCGATGGATGGCCAGGAAGCGCATCTTCGCAATATGCTCGGCTTCATGGGCATCGCCGACGTGACCTTCGTGCGCGCCGAGAAGCTGGGCTTTGGCCCCGATGCGGTCGAGGCCGCGGTCGCGGCGGCGAGCGAGGCGCTCGACAGCTTCGCCGCGGCCGAGCTCAAGCAGGCGGCCTGA
- a CDS encoding LysR family transcriptional regulator — translation MERSSTDLVDVLAFVRVAETGSFARAAERMGLSKPALSRRVARLEEQLGARLLTRSARGAQPTDIGQAYYARAANILAELDAAEEVVAEAVTQIAGPIRLTAPLTFGVTHLAPALAEFALAHPKVELDIEFEDRHVDLAGGGYDLAVRIGRLADSALIARRIAPVRKSVVASPAYLAARGRPASPAELTDHSILLYANESWRFRVGPRWQTIRVTPALRSNNGDMLLAAAKAGLGLCLLPNFIAAPALAAGEVEPVLGDFPAEEGALHAVMPPGRATTARLRALVDFLVRRFGPEPAWDPCWETAQAREAGRRAPAE, via the coding sequence ATGGAACGATCATCCACCGATCTCGTCGATGTTCTCGCGTTCGTACGAGTGGCCGAAACCGGCTCCTTCGCCCGCGCCGCGGAGCGGATGGGCCTCAGCAAGCCGGCCCTGTCCCGCCGCGTCGCCCGCCTCGAGGAGCAATTGGGCGCGCGCCTCCTCACCCGAAGCGCGCGCGGCGCCCAGCCGACCGACATCGGCCAGGCTTATTATGCGCGCGCCGCCAATATCCTCGCCGAGCTCGACGCCGCGGAGGAGGTTGTGGCCGAAGCGGTCACCCAGATCGCCGGCCCGATCCGCCTCACCGCGCCGCTCACCTTCGGCGTCACCCATCTTGCCCCAGCGCTGGCCGAATTCGCGCTCGCGCATCCCAAGGTGGAGCTCGATATCGAATTCGAGGACCGTCACGTCGATCTCGCCGGTGGCGGATATGATCTTGCGGTGAGGATCGGGCGGCTTGCCGATTCGGCACTGATCGCCCGACGGATCGCGCCGGTGCGCAAATCGGTCGTCGCGAGCCCGGCCTATCTGGCCGCGCGCGGGCGGCCCGCCAGCCCCGCCGAACTTACCGATCATTCGATCCTGCTTTACGCCAACGAAAGCTGGCGCTTTCGCGTCGGCCCGCGCTGGCAGACCATCCGCGTGACGCCGGCCTTGCGATCGAACAATGGCGACATGCTGCTTGCCGCGGCGAAGGCGGGGCTCGGCCTGTGCCTGCTCCCCAATTTCATCGCGGCGCCCGCGCTGGCCGCCGGCGAGGTCGAGCCGGTGCTCGGCGATTTCCCGGCGGAGGAGGGCGCGCTCCACGCCGTGATGCCACCGGGCCGGGCGACGACGGCGCGGCTGCGCGCGCTCGTCGATTTCCTGGTCAGGCGCTTCGGCCCGGAGCCGGCCTGGGACCCGTGCTGGGAGACGGCCCAGGCGCGGGAGGCTGGACGGCGCGCGCCGGCGGAGTAA
- a CDS encoding DUF3297 family protein, whose product MADTPPDRLSNDPSSEFFDMAALQRGVGVRFKERERTDVEEYCASEGWIRVAAGKAVDRRGMPVTVKLSGPVEIWWRDTADGTEEADSAA is encoded by the coding sequence ATGGCCGATACGCCCCCCGACCGCCTTTCCAACGATCCGAGCAGCGAATTTTTCGACATGGCCGCGCTTCAGCGCGGTGTCGGCGTGCGCTTCAAGGAGCGCGAGCGCACCGATGTCGAGGAATATTGCGCCTCCGAGGGCTGGATCCGCGTCGCCGCCGGCAAGGCGGTGGACCGTCGCGGCATGCCGGTGACGGTGAAGCTGTCGGGGCCGGTCGAGATCTGGTGGCGCGATACGGCCGATGGCACCGAGGAGGCCGACTCCGCGGCCTGA